Proteins co-encoded in one Geovibrio ferrireducens genomic window:
- a CDS encoding hydrolase — protein MFRISKQDTALIVVDVQERLIPAMDPKVYERIRNNIIKLIKGFKIIGSPVLVTQQYTKGLGGTVKEIVDEAGEEHFEKVTFSCCGEKAFVEKLKNEGIKNVILTGMETHVCVLQTAVDLIANGFNVHVVADSVCSRAKFNWEIGLRYMEKAGAAVTVSETVLFQLLGAAGTPEFKEVSKLIK, from the coding sequence ATGTTCAGAATTTCTAAACAAGACACGGCACTTATAGTGGTTGATGTTCAGGAAAGGCTTATCCCCGCTATGGACCCCAAGGTTTACGAACGCATCAGAAACAACATAATCAAGCTTATAAAAGGCTTTAAGATCATAGGCTCCCCTGTTCTCGTCACCCAGCAGTACACCAAAGGGCTGGGCGGCACAGTGAAGGAGATCGTTGATGAAGCAGGAGAGGAACATTTCGAGAAAGTTACCTTTTCATGCTGCGGAGAGAAAGCTTTTGTAGAAAAACTGAAAAACGAGGGCATAAAAAATGTGATCCTCACCGGAATGGAAACCCATGTGTGCGTTCTCCAGACTGCTGTGGATCTCATCGCAAACGGCTTCAATGTCCATGTGGTTGCTGATTCCGTATGCTCCCGTGCCAAGTTCAACTGGGAAATAGGACTGAGATATATGGAGAAGGCGGGCGCTGCTGTCACCGTTTCCGAAACTGTTCTCTTTCAGCTTCTTGGCGCTGCCGGAACTCCTGAGTTCAAGGAAGTTTCAAAACTCATCAAATAA